GGTGCGGTCAGCTGAGACCGACTCAGATGTCGAGGAAGCGGACGTCCTTGGCGTTGCGCTGGATGAACTGGCGGCGGGCCTCGACGTCCTCGCCCATGAGGACCGAGAACAGGTCGTCGGCCTGGGCGGCGTCGTCCAGGGTGACCTGGCCGAGGACCCGGTGCTCCTGGTCCATCGTGGTCACGCGCAGCTCCTCGGCGTTCATCTCGCCGAGGCCCTTGAAGCGCTGGATCGAGTCCTCGCGGACACGCTTGCCGCGCTGGCGGCCCATCTCGATGAGGGCGTCGCGCTCGCGGTCGGAGTACGCGTACTCCACGTCGTCCCGGCCCCACTTGATCTTGTACAGCGGGGGACGGGACAGGTACACGTGCCCGGCCTCGACCAGCGGCCGCATGAAGCGGAACAGGAAGGTCAGCAGCAGGGTGCTGATGTGCTGGCCGTCGACGTCGGCGTCCGCCATCAAGATGATCTTGTGATACCGGAGCTTCTCGATGTCGAAGTCCTCGTGCACACCCGTGCCGAAGGCCGAGATCAGCGCCTGGATCTCCTGGTTCTGCAGGATCTTGTCGATCCTGGCCTTCTCCACGTTGAGGATCTTGCCGCGGATCGGGAGGATCGCCTGGTACTGCGGGTTGCGGCCGGACTTGGCCGAGCCGCCGGCGGAGTCACCCTCGACGATGAAGATCTCGCACTTGGTGGGGTCGTTCGACTGGCAGTCGGAGAGCTTGCCCGGCAGGGACGCCGACTCCAGCAGGCCCTTGCGGCGGGTCAGGTCGCGGGCCTTGCGGGCCGCGACGCGCGCGGTGGCCGCCTGGATGCCCTTGCGGATGATGTCCGCGGCCTCGACCGGGTTGCGGTCCAGCCAGTCGTTGAGGTGCTCGTAGACCGCCTTCTGCACGAAGGTCTTGGCCTCCGTGTTGCCCAGCTTGGTCTTCGTCTGGCCCTCGAACTGCGGCTCGCTCAGCTTGACCGAGATGATCGCGGTCAGACCCTCACGGATGTCGTCACCGGTGAGGTTGTCGTCCTTCTCGCGCAGCAGCTTCTTGTCGCGCGCGTACTTGTTGATCAGGCTCGTGAGGGCCGCGCGGAAGCCCTCCTCGTGCGTACCGCCCTCGTGGGTGTGGATGATGTTGGCGAACGAGTACACGCCCTCGCTGTAGCCGCTGTTCCACTGCATGGCGACCTCGAGGGACAGGCTCTTGTCCTTGTCCTCGGCCTCCAGGTCGATGACGGTGGGGTGCACCGCCTCTCCCTTGCGGGAGTTGAGGTACTTCACGAAGTCGACGATGCCGCCCTCGTAGTAGTACGTGACGGTCTTGACCTCGGCCTTCTCGTCCGCACCCGCCTCGTCCGCACCGCTGGTGGCCTTCGCCGACTCGCGCTCGTCGGTGAGTTTGATCGTCAAACCCTTGTTGAGGAACGCCATCTCCTGGAAACGCCGCGACAGCGTCTCGAAGGAGTACTCGGTGGTCTCGAAGATGTCGGGGTCGGCCCAGAAGGTGACCGAGGTGCCGGTCTCGTCCGTGGCCTCGTGCTGGACGAGCGGGGCCGTCGGGACGCCGAGCTTGTAGTCCTGCGTCCAGCGGTGGCCGTCGGTCCTGATCTCGACGGCGACCTTCGTGGACAGCGCGTTGACGACGGA
Above is a genomic segment from Streptomyces fodineus containing:
- the gyrB gene encoding DNA topoisomerase (ATP-hydrolyzing) subunit B; translated protein: MLCQKGRFVADSGNPNENIPSTDAGVNGEPTEAPVNSEAAASASYDASAITVLEGLDAVRKRPGMYIGSTGERGLHHLVYEVVDNSVDEALAGYADTIDVTILADGGVRVVDNGRGIPVGIVPSEGKPAVEVVLTVLHAGGKFGGGGYAVSGGLHGVGVSVVNALSTKVAVEIRTDGHRWTQDYKLGVPTAPLVQHEATDETGTSVTFWADPDIFETTEYSFETLSRRFQEMAFLNKGLTIKLTDERESAKATSGADEAGADEKAEVKTVTYYYEGGIVDFVKYLNSRKGEAVHPTVIDLEAEDKDKSLSLEVAMQWNSGYSEGVYSFANIIHTHEGGTHEEGFRAALTSLINKYARDKKLLREKDDNLTGDDIREGLTAIISVKLSEPQFEGQTKTKLGNTEAKTFVQKAVYEHLNDWLDRNPVEAADIIRKGIQAATARVAARKARDLTRRKGLLESASLPGKLSDCQSNDPTKCEIFIVEGDSAGGSAKSGRNPQYQAILPIRGKILNVEKARIDKILQNQEIQALISAFGTGVHEDFDIEKLRYHKIILMADADVDGQHISTLLLTFLFRFMRPLVEAGHVYLSRPPLYKIKWGRDDVEYAYSDRERDALIEMGRQRGKRVREDSIQRFKGLGEMNAEELRVTTMDQEHRVLGQVTLDDAAQADDLFSVLMGEDVEARRQFIQRNAKDVRFLDI